The Desulfohalovibrio reitneri genome contains a region encoding:
- a CDS encoding type II secretion system F family protein — METLPVILALVAAGSVLFFLASVRSILSGRNDRLRERVEKLADDTPAATSLLFRPQKGGLARLGDSLAFMRRLEELRKRAKTESSAQVIVAKCLGLAVVGWFAASFTPVSMLAPLVAVLFGMAPVVLLRRKAARRMARFQKQLPDALDLMARALLAGHAFSGSLRMIAEECDPPIGPEFGKVLEEINFGASTEQALANLLQRVDCPDLKFFVVSVNIQRETGGNLTEIVTSIARLIRERYKLFGKVKTLSAEGKLSAIILVCLPFAIGGIIYVLNSGYISLLWQTQLGKLMLAGAGVSMFMGMIWIRRLVSIRV; from the coding sequence ATGGAAACGCTTCCCGTCATCCTCGCCTTGGTCGCCGCGGGGTCGGTCCTGTTCTTTCTGGCCTCGGTCAGGTCGATCCTCAGTGGCCGCAACGACCGCCTGCGTGAGCGGGTGGAAAAGCTGGCCGACGACACTCCGGCGGCCACCTCCCTGCTGTTCCGTCCCCAAAAGGGCGGATTGGCGAGGCTTGGCGATTCGCTGGCCTTCATGCGTCGCCTGGAGGAACTGCGCAAGCGGGCCAAGACCGAGTCCTCGGCACAGGTCATCGTGGCCAAGTGCCTCGGCCTGGCGGTGGTCGGCTGGTTCGCCGCCAGCTTTACTCCGGTGTCCATGCTGGCCCCCCTGGTGGCCGTACTCTTCGGCATGGCGCCGGTGGTGCTACTGCGCCGCAAGGCGGCACGCCGCATGGCCCGCTTCCAGAAGCAGCTTCCCGACGCCCTGGACCTCATGGCCCGCGCGTTATTGGCCGGGCACGCCTTCTCCGGCAGCCTGCGCATGATCGCCGAGGAATGCGATCCTCCCATCGGGCCGGAATTCGGCAAGGTTCTGGAGGAGATCAACTTTGGCGCCTCCACCGAGCAGGCCCTGGCCAATTTGCTGCAGCGAGTGGACTGCCCGGACCTGAAATTCTTCGTGGTTTCGGTGAACATCCAGAGGGAGACCGGCGGCAACCTCACCGAGATCGTCACCTCCATCGCCCGCCTCATCCGCGAGCGCTACAAGCTGTTCGGCAAGGTCAAGACCCTCTCGGCGGAAGGCAAGCTTTCGGCCATCATTCTGGTCTGCCTGCCCTTCGCCATCGGCGGCATCATTTATGTCCTCAACAGCGGCTACATCAGCCTGTTGTGGCAAACGCAACTGGGGAAGCTCATGCTGGCGGGCGCGGGCGTGAGCATGTTCATGGGCATGATTTGGATTCGCCGCCTGGTGAGCATCAGGGTGTAA
- a CDS encoding type II secretion system F family protein: MNADPTILLAAGMAFLAVLSLSWGIMGFIGGGEAKKLRARMDRAWGWPGEEEAEKKQTGWRFGAWLHGQVERMGRRVAPKDREALSDLRVKLMQAGFRSPDAPTVFWGARLALVSIFVTSMFFLRVIADSPDFNRLFVMTVALAAAAGYYLPDIWLRHVVTKRRLAIANELPDALDLLVVCVESGMGMDQAISRVAREMAFASPNISREFRLLNLELRAGKKRHDALRNMASRVGLDDVDSLVTLIIQADAFGTSVASTLRVYSDTMRTKRFQKAEETAAKLPVKLLFPLVLFILPALFVVIIGPAALQLMDVFTRIN, from the coding sequence ATGAATGCGGACCCCACCATTCTCTTGGCCGCCGGAATGGCCTTTTTGGCCGTGCTTTCCCTTTCCTGGGGGATCATGGGGTTCATCGGCGGCGGCGAGGCCAAAAAGCTGCGCGCCCGCATGGACCGCGCCTGGGGCTGGCCCGGTGAGGAGGAAGCGGAGAAGAAGCAGACCGGTTGGCGCTTCGGAGCCTGGCTGCATGGACAGGTGGAGCGCATGGGGCGCAGGGTGGCCCCCAAGGACCGCGAAGCCCTCTCCGATCTGCGCGTCAAGCTCATGCAGGCGGGGTTCCGCTCACCCGACGCGCCCACGGTTTTCTGGGGGGCGAGGCTGGCGTTGGTCTCGATTTTCGTGACGTCCATGTTCTTCCTTCGTGTCATCGCGGATTCCCCGGATTTCAACCGGCTCTTCGTGATGACGGTGGCCCTGGCGGCGGCGGCCGGCTACTACCTGCCGGACATCTGGCTGCGCCACGTCGTGACCAAGCGCCGCCTGGCCATCGCCAACGAGTTGCCGGACGCGTTGGACCTTTTGGTGGTTTGCGTGGAGTCGGGCATGGGCATGGATCAGGCCATCAGCCGCGTGGCCAGGGAGATGGCTTTCGCCTCGCCCAACATCAGCCGCGAGTTCCGCTTGTTGAACCTTGAGCTTCGCGCGGGCAAGAAGCGGCATGACGCCCTTCGAAACATGGCCTCCCGCGTCGGCCTGGACGACGTGGATTCCCTGGTGACGCTCATCATCCAGGCCGATGCCTTCGGCACCTCGGTGGCCAGCACCCTGCGCGTCTACTCCGACACCATGCGCACCAAGCGCTTCCAGAAGGCGGAGGAAACCGCCGCCAAGCTGCCGGTCAAGCTGCTTTTCCCGCTGGTCCTGTTCATTCTGCCAGCCCTGTTCGTGGTCATCATCGGTCCAGCGGCGCTGCAGCTCATGGATGTATTCACCCGCATCAACTGA
- a CDS encoding SPOR domain-containing protein has translation MIFRKNILLVLLLVLVAGLAGCAAKNGGEKESMRQWMDRLENGGETREPSEHLELARGWLGDGAPDEALFHAEEALDARPEDSEALYLKAESLRRLGRHEEAAGLYRDLLDNNPRSDRAHLGLGRSALALEMHEQAASHLAKAAELGGHWRSWLYLGVAASGLQDHGRAESAFRQALALRSNQSETLNNLGVCLLMQDRPAEAAKVLSRALRHGEGNPSTYNNLGLALARQGRLEEALEAFKASGGEAEAHNNLGYVLYLQGEYAAAERHLNRAVDVSPVYYPTAAENLKKVRLARASRETGVAGVPAEVMPSSAPAAAVSRSRVKKAAAVEREAAAEVSNASVVRPTPLPQGKAEPEGRRVEVARVEAKEARRSEQTKEVYAYLLSSWQTIGKAMKVREKLAERGGEVWVRSSDLGEKGVWHRVMAGSYASRERAEAARGNLDLPGMESAILMRVERKSRLKASMAGRSL, from the coding sequence ATGATCTTCCGTAAGAATATCTTGCTGGTTTTGTTGCTTGTCCTGGTGGCCGGTCTTGCCGGTTGCGCCGCAAAGAACGGCGGCGAAAAGGAATCCATGCGGCAGTGGATGGACCGTCTGGAAAACGGCGGCGAGACCCGCGAGCCGTCGGAGCACCTTGAATTGGCCCGGGGGTGGCTCGGGGACGGCGCGCCGGACGAGGCCCTTTTCCACGCCGAGGAGGCCCTGGACGCCAGACCAGAGGACTCCGAGGCCTTGTATCTCAAGGCCGAGTCCCTGCGTCGGCTGGGCAGGCATGAGGAGGCCGCGGGATTGTATCGGGATTTGCTGGACAATAACCCCCGCAGCGACCGGGCCCACCTGGGGTTGGGACGTTCCGCCCTGGCCTTGGAGATGCATGAGCAGGCGGCCTCCCATCTGGCCAAGGCGGCGGAGTTGGGAGGGCACTGGCGCTCCTGGCTCTACCTGGGTGTGGCCGCCAGCGGACTGCAGGACCACGGGAGGGCTGAATCGGCCTTCCGTCAGGCGCTGGCTCTGCGTTCCAACCAGTCGGAAACGCTGAACAATCTCGGTGTCTGCCTGCTCATGCAGGATCGGCCGGCCGAGGCGGCCAAGGTGCTCTCCCGGGCCCTGCGCCACGGCGAGGGAAACCCCTCCACCTACAACAATCTCGGTTTGGCTCTGGCCAGACAGGGGCGGCTGGAGGAAGCCCTGGAGGCCTTCAAGGCGTCCGGGGGCGAAGCCGAGGCGCACAACAATCTAGGTTACGTGCTCTACCTGCAGGGCGAGTACGCCGCGGCCGAACGGCACTTGAATCGTGCGGTGGATGTATCTCCGGTGTATTACCCGACCGCCGCTGAAAACCTGAAGAAGGTTCGGCTGGCCAGGGCTTCCAGGGAGACCGGCGTGGCCGGGGTCCCCGCGGAAGTGATGCCCTCCTCGGCGCCCGCTGCGGCGGTGAGCCGGTCAAGGGTGAAGAAGGCCGCCGCTGTAGAGCGGGAGGCCGCAGCTGAAGTGAGCAACGCCTCGGTTGTCCGCCCGACTCCGCTGCCGCAGGGCAAGGCGGAGCCCGAGGGGCGGCGTGTGGAGGTTGCGCGCGTGGAGGCGAAAGAGGCGCGGCGCTCCGAACAGACCAAGGAGGTCTATGCCTATCTGCTCAGTTCCTGGCAAACCATTGGCAAGGCCATGAAGGTCCGTGAAAAACTCGCCGAACGAGGCGGGGAAGTCTGGGTGCGAAGCTCCGATCTTGGTGAAAAGGGCGTTTGGCACCGGGTCATGGCCGGTTCCTATGCCAGCCGGGAACGCGCGGAAGCCGCCAGGGGAAATCTTGACCTGCCGGGCATGGAGTCGGCCATCCTCATGCGGGTTGAGCGGAAGAGCAGGCTGAAGGCTTCCATGGCGGGTCGTTCGCTCTGA
- a CDS encoding ATP-binding response regulator codes for MPPFTNEEPTTYRILAVDDEEGFLALYRDILCLEEEETTLLSALQESSDEAGPAPARQRFDLTLCRSGEEAVERMREAVDQGEAFVVALVDVRLGSGMDGVETAQRLREMDELLEIVVVTAYNDISLSELNRRIQPPERLLYLQKPFRPQELRQLALSLCTKWQAELQYRDLNSILWETVEDRTAELNGANEQLRRDIAERQRMLEQLARSEERYRLLFEEDITGNFTASPDGRVLECNEAFARAFDFPSAEEAKGFSVLDVPLEGLEGRSLPGVLREQGSLRGLETSLRRDSGRVDLIASFNGVFNGAGELVEIRGYFYDITERRELEEQLRLAQKMEALGTLAGGIAHDFNNILGVILGYAEIVLEGAEKGSGLARRVGEIVTAGHRARDLVNQILNFSRQAGQERNPLHVTPLVKEALKLLRSGLSASIDMRTSFRTNDDLVEADPTQLHQILLNLCANAAHAMSEEGGRLEVELADEELGESERTDLPAGRYLRLTVRDTGHGMEPEVLERIFDPFFTTKKPGEGTGMGLSVVHGVVASHQGGVEVESALGGGTAFHVFLPKAEGVAAPADAESPGIILPPARVMLVDDEAALVDVGLEMLASLGLEGVGCQTGGEALERLRSGERVDVLLTDQNMPGMTGLQLAEESRRLRPDLPVLLCTGFSETISEEAMRQVGVTDCLMKPLLSAKLAEGLSQVLN; via the coding sequence ATGCCGCCCTTTACCAACGAAGAGCCAACCACCTACCGTATTCTGGCGGTCGACGACGAGGAGGGATTCCTCGCGCTGTACCGTGACATCCTCTGCCTGGAAGAAGAGGAAACCACTCTGCTGTCCGCCCTGCAGGAGTCCTCGGATGAGGCCGGTCCGGCGCCTGCAAGGCAACGCTTCGATTTGACCCTCTGCCGCAGCGGAGAGGAGGCGGTGGAGCGCATGCGGGAGGCCGTGGATCAGGGGGAAGCGTTCGTCGTGGCCCTGGTGGACGTGCGGCTCGGCTCCGGCATGGACGGAGTGGAAACGGCGCAACGTCTCCGGGAGATGGACGAGCTGCTGGAGATTGTGGTGGTCACAGCCTATAACGACATCTCCCTCTCAGAACTCAATCGTCGTATCCAGCCGCCGGAGCGGCTTCTCTACCTCCAGAAGCCCTTCCGTCCCCAGGAGCTTCGCCAGCTGGCACTTTCCCTGTGCACCAAGTGGCAGGCCGAACTGCAGTACCGTGACCTCAATTCCATTCTCTGGGAAACGGTGGAGGACCGCACCGCGGAACTGAACGGGGCCAACGAGCAACTGCGCCGGGATATCGCGGAACGGCAGCGGATGCTGGAGCAACTGGCCCGAAGCGAGGAGCGCTACCGGCTGCTTTTCGAAGAGGACATCACCGGGAATTTCACCGCCTCGCCGGACGGGCGGGTCCTGGAGTGCAACGAGGCCTTCGCCCGCGCCTTCGACTTTCCTTCGGCCGAGGAGGCTAAAGGCTTCTCCGTTCTGGATGTGCCCCTGGAGGGGCTTGAGGGCCGGTCGCTGCCCGGGGTTCTGCGCGAACAGGGCTCGTTGCGCGGGCTGGAAACCTCCCTCCGCCGCGACTCGGGGCGGGTGGACCTCATCGCCTCCTTCAACGGCGTGTTCAATGGGGCCGGGGAGTTGGTGGAAATACGCGGTTATTTTTACGACATCACCGAACGCCGCGAACTGGAGGAACAGCTTCGCCTGGCGCAGAAGATGGAGGCCCTGGGCACTCTGGCCGGGGGCATCGCACACGATTTCAACAACATCCTCGGTGTTATCCTGGGCTACGCCGAGATCGTGCTGGAGGGAGCCGAGAAGGGCTCCGGACTGGCCCGCCGCGTGGGGGAAATCGTCACAGCCGGGCACCGAGCGCGCGACCTGGTCAACCAGATCCTCAATTTTTCCAGGCAGGCGGGGCAGGAGCGCAACCCCCTGCACGTAACCCCCCTGGTCAAGGAAGCCCTCAAACTGTTGCGTTCGGGCCTTTCAGCCTCCATCGACATGCGGACCAGCTTCCGCACCAATGACGACCTGGTGGAGGCGGACCCCACGCAACTGCACCAGATTCTGTTGAATCTTTGCGCCAACGCTGCTCACGCCATGAGCGAGGAGGGCGGACGGCTGGAAGTTGAACTGGCGGACGAGGAGCTTGGCGAAAGCGAACGGACCGACCTGCCCGCCGGCCGTTATTTACGGCTGACGGTTCGGGACACCGGGCATGGCATGGAGCCGGAGGTGCTTGAACGCATCTTCGACCCCTTCTTCACCACCAAGAAGCCCGGCGAGGGCACGGGCATGGGGCTTTCAGTGGTGCATGGCGTTGTGGCCTCGCACCAGGGAGGGGTGGAGGTTGAAAGCGCCCTGGGTGGCGGCACGGCCTTTCACGTTTTTTTGCCCAAAGCCGAGGGCGTGGCCGCCCCCGCGGACGCGGAGTCCCCGGGCATAATTCTGCCGCCCGCAAGGGTGATGCTTGTGGATGACGAGGCGGCCCTGGTGGATGTGGGGCTGGAAATGCTGGCTTCGCTGGGGCTCGAGGGCGTGGGCTGCCAGACAGGGGGCGAGGCCCTTGAACGGCTGCGTTCCGGTGAGCGGGTGGACGTGTTGCTGACCGACCAGAACATGCCGGGCATGACCGGATTGCAGTTGGCCGAGGAGAGCAGGCGGCTGCGCCCGGACCTCCCCGTGCTGCTGTGCACGGGCTTCAGCGAGACCATCTCAGAGGAGGCCATGCGCCAAGTGGGCGTGACCGACTGCCTGATGAAGCCGCTGCTTTCGGCCAAGTTGGCCGAGGGGCTGTCGCAGGTTTTGAATTAG
- a CDS encoding HD-GYP domain-containing protein encodes MAEYSIPEYRVSVDQLEPGVFIRLERMGWFDHPFLFNSFKIKNQEQIDILRSLGLNEVICVPEKSDRLPGRKPAGTEVRNKQASAPTPESAEVLDALWREKKARREKLQDKRDRLGKCEEQYVGSLAKVGDMMQGIAAGRPESVEQAAAFVAELTEFFLRDEETTLHLINVMEQTERLYYHSMNTAVLGLMLGRKAGLDAKAMNTLGMSALFHDIGKNRIEKKILRKRGPLTNAERAVVERHPSMGVDMLKRIGTFPPEALEAVYQHHEYMDGSGYPEGLSGETISRNSRILAIVNLYDNHCNHPDPLSSYTPYQALSHMFTQQAGLFDKEMLALFIRCLGVYPPGTVVQLSNGTIGIVVSVNAEDQLNPQVLLYDPDIPKREALFIDLAEEGDLKIEKSIRLNNLPAEILDYLSLRSRITYYVDQDGRMPGS; translated from the coding sequence ATGGCAGAATACAGCATTCCTGAATACCGCGTCTCCGTGGACCAACTCGAACCCGGTGTATTCATCCGCTTGGAGCGGATGGGCTGGTTCGACCACCCCTTCCTGTTCAACAGCTTCAAGATAAAGAACCAGGAACAGATAGACATTCTGCGCAGCCTCGGGCTGAACGAAGTCATCTGCGTACCGGAAAAGAGCGACCGGCTTCCGGGCCGCAAGCCCGCCGGTACCGAGGTGCGGAACAAACAAGCCTCCGCGCCCACCCCTGAATCCGCCGAAGTGCTGGACGCCCTCTGGCGTGAAAAGAAGGCCCGAAGGGAAAAGCTCCAGGACAAGCGCGACCGCCTCGGCAAATGCGAGGAGCAGTACGTCGGCTCGCTGGCCAAAGTCGGGGACATGATGCAGGGCATCGCCGCTGGCAGACCGGAATCGGTGGAGCAGGCCGCAGCGTTTGTGGCCGAATTGACCGAGTTCTTCCTGCGCGACGAGGAGACCACCCTTCACCTGATCAATGTCATGGAACAGACGGAGCGGCTCTACTACCACTCCATGAACACGGCCGTGCTTGGCCTGATGCTCGGCCGCAAGGCGGGGCTGGACGCCAAGGCCATGAACACCCTCGGCATGAGCGCCCTATTCCACGACATCGGCAAGAACCGCATCGAAAAGAAAATCCTGCGCAAGCGCGGTCCGCTGACCAACGCCGAACGGGCCGTGGTGGAGCGCCACCCGTCCATGGGTGTGGACATGCTCAAGCGCATCGGGACCTTTCCGCCGGAAGCCCTTGAAGCCGTCTACCAGCACCACGAGTATATGGACGGCTCCGGCTACCCCGAGGGCTTGTCCGGCGAGACCATCTCCAGAAACTCACGCATCCTGGCCATCGTCAACCTGTACGACAACCATTGCAACCATCCCGACCCGCTCTCCTCCTACACGCCGTACCAGGCACTCTCCCATATGTTCACCCAGCAGGCGGGGCTGTTCGACAAGGAGATGCTGGCGCTCTTCATCCGCTGTCTGGGTGTCTATCCCCCCGGCACGGTAGTGCAGCTTTCCAACGGGACCATCGGCATCGTGGTCTCGGTCAACGCCGAGGACCAGCTCAACCCGCAGGTCCTGCTCTACGACCCGGACATTCCCAAACGGGAAGCCCTGTTCATCGATCTGGCCGAGGAAGGGGATCTGAAAATCGAGAAGTCAATCCGCCTGAACAACCTGCCGGCGGAGATACTGGACTACCTGAGCCTGCGTTCGCGCATCACCTATTACGTGGACCAGGACGGCAGGATGCCCGGCTCCTGA
- a CDS encoding C39 family peptidase, whose translation MKHTILFLLALAILASWGCAEKRPPAHKPSPLVEHKQDEAGMPSSLALQVPLILSRDNYSSATTSLAMALSYRLGKKLDKEDVWKASGTTFLQVIKAGCQDAAGLRRAAGQWNYGDRSSFRTGLTTAGLKGYLNQAVPPVVLLRDPDSVEERYKGVIVSGYDETGFTILDPERGEYHLDYQRFTSLWRSRLCLGGEVVERPAFLVFAKDSNG comes from the coding sequence ATGAAACACACCATCCTCTTTCTGCTGGCCCTGGCCATCCTGGCATCATGGGGCTGTGCCGAGAAGCGGCCCCCGGCGCACAAGCCCTCCCCCCTTGTGGAGCACAAACAGGACGAAGCGGGCATGCCGTCCTCCCTGGCCCTGCAAGTCCCGCTCATCCTTTCGCGCGACAACTATTCCTCGGCCACCACCTCCCTGGCCATGGCGCTCTCCTACCGGCTGGGCAAGAAGCTGGACAAAGAGGACGTATGGAAGGCCAGCGGCACCACGTTCCTCCAGGTGATCAAGGCGGGCTGCCAGGACGCCGCCGGATTGCGCAGGGCGGCAGGGCAGTGGAATTACGGGGACCGGTCATCCTTCCGCACCGGCCTGACGACGGCCGGACTCAAGGGCTACCTCAACCAGGCCGTTCCGCCCGTTGTATTGTTGCGCGATCCGGATTCCGTCGAAGAACGTTACAAGGGCGTGATTGTCTCCGGATACGACGAGACCGGCTTCACCATTTTGGATCCCGAACGCGGCGAATACCATTTGGACTACCAGCGATTTACTTCTCTATGGCGGTCCAGGCTCTGCCTGGGCGGGGAGGTGGTCGAACGGCCAGCCTTTCTCGTCTTTGCGAAAGATTCCAACGGATAA
- a CDS encoding response regulator → MVRDSLRVLVADDSSSALRFLEEALGGVAEVAEAVNGLEAVRCFAAAMELGRTFDAVFMDIMMPEVDGLTAVKKIRRMESAAEVPPERRAGIVMLSSLSDARHMMEAQYECGADLYLTKPVERATLLEALANLGLTVGPFMENDRVPPKS, encoded by the coding sequence ATGGTCCGGGATTCACTGCGCGTGCTGGTGGCGGACGACAGCTCTTCCGCACTGCGCTTCCTGGAGGAGGCGCTGGGCGGGGTGGCGGAAGTGGCGGAAGCGGTCAACGGGCTGGAGGCCGTGCGGTGTTTCGCCGCGGCCATGGAGTTGGGGCGGACGTTCGATGCGGTTTTCATGGACATCATGATGCCGGAGGTGGATGGCCTGACCGCGGTCAAGAAAATCCGGCGCATGGAATCGGCCGCCGAAGTTCCGCCGGAAAGGCGGGCCGGAATCGTCATGCTTTCCAGTCTTTCCGACGCCAGGCACATGATGGAGGCCCAGTACGAATGCGGGGCCGACCTGTATTTGACCAAACCGGTCGAGCGCGCCACCCTTTTGGAGGCGCTGGCCAACCTCGGCCTGACTGTCGGGCCGTTTATGGAAAATGACCGAGTCCCCCCAAAGTCTTGA
- a CDS encoding chemotaxis protein CheD — translation MNEGGVWGEPTAVRTVLGSCVCVVLVCARLGLGGAFHALLPLASQWGETIDGESPYRYVDTAIHRLHDLFAMRGAGRGAIQAKVFGGACSMGKGYDVGRRNVTQAFVTLESLGVRVAASSVGGSRGRKLIFRTDTGEVYMRFVRS, via the coding sequence GTGAACGAGGGTGGCGTCTGGGGTGAGCCCACAGCGGTCAGGACGGTGCTGGGCTCCTGCGTCTGCGTAGTGCTTGTTTGCGCGCGGCTTGGCCTTGGCGGGGCGTTCCATGCCCTGCTTCCGCTGGCCTCGCAGTGGGGGGAGACGATTGATGGGGAGAGTCCGTACAGGTATGTGGACACGGCCATTCACCGGCTGCACGATCTGTTCGCCATGCGCGGGGCCGGGCGTGGAGCCATCCAGGCCAAGGTATTCGGGGGCGCCTGTTCCATGGGCAAGGGCTACGACGTGGGCAGGCGGAACGTTACTCAGGCGTTCGTCACACTGGAATCCCTCGGGGTCCGGGTTGCGGCTTCAAGCGTTGGCGGTTCGCGAGGGCGGAAGCTGATATTCAGGACGGATACCGGGGAAGTCTACATGCGCTTTGTTAGAAGTTAG
- a CDS encoding TetR/AcrR family transcriptional regulator, with the protein MNMQAEEPTSKEKILLAARNLFGEYGYADTTFKRIAEKSGMALGLITHYFGSKEKLFVSSSLSVLDELYGELQEAASSASNGLEEVLAFVEAYLNYSVTPGKDFLLLVRCSPYSDIKSDINKDDVSKMFERLILDISEMLARGMEDGSVVDCPSVKTANCIFATVVGSVRTRLLSPYCPDNYYEEVLHYVRRSIAK; encoded by the coding sequence ATGAACATGCAAGCCGAGGAGCCAACGAGCAAGGAGAAAATCCTTCTCGCGGCCCGCAACCTGTTCGGGGAGTATGGCTACGCCGATACGACCTTCAAGCGTATCGCCGAAAAGTCGGGAATGGCCCTGGGGCTTATCACCCACTATTTCGGCAGCAAGGAAAAGCTCTTTGTCAGTTCCAGTCTGAGTGTTCTGGACGAACTGTACGGCGAATTGCAGGAAGCGGCTTCCAGCGCCTCCAACGGCTTGGAAGAAGTTCTGGCTTTCGTTGAGGCCTACCTGAACTACTCCGTGACGCCGGGCAAGGATTTTCTTCTTCTGGTGCGCTGCTCGCCCTATTCCGACATCAAGAGCGACATCAACAAAGACGATGTCAGCAAGATGTTCGAACGGTTGATTCTTGACATCTCCGAGATGCTCGCCAGGGGAATGGAGGACGGCAGCGTGGTGGACTGCCCCTCCGTCAAGACGGCCAACTGCATTTTCGCCACCGTGGTCGGGTCGGTGCGCACGCGGCTGCTGTCGCCGTATTGTCCGGACAACTACTACGAGGAAGTGCTCCACTACGTCCGCAGGAGCATAGCCAAGTAA
- the hldE gene encoding bifunctional D-glycero-beta-D-manno-heptose-7-phosphate kinase/D-glycero-beta-D-manno-heptose 1-phosphate adenylyltransferase HldE, whose protein sequence is MSDALSATRVPLFSGRRVLVVGDVMLDRYVWGDVSRISPEAPVQVVRVDRKSYTLGGAGNVAANLAALGLDVQCLGVRGKDEDGRLLAEKFDEIGAKAHLVYEPMRPTTAKTRVMGRGQQLIRLDEEDAGPLSAEVQDALLRQVERSLPECGAVIVSDYAKGVFAGNLAQRIINVGAEVGVPVLVDPKGADWTRYQGAFCITPNTGEFQRVAQFDPRDDSDLGERASTAIHAFSLSWLLVTRGERGMSLFGRGGEALHVPTQAREVFDVSGAGDTVIATLAAGVAAGLSMEDSARLANAAAGVVVGKVGTQPVTRAELEEALALDEGGCAYKIRTREAAMEAVQGWKRQGENVVFTNGCFDLLHVGHITLLHKAAELGDRLVVGLNSDASVRRLKGETRPILPEAERASLLAALQDVDMVVIFDEDTPLELLNALKPDILVKGGDYVRETVVGHQEVESWGGRVELISLVDGKSTSSIIDRLRG, encoded by the coding sequence ATGTCCGACGCCTTGTCCGCAACGAGAGTTCCGTTGTTTTCCGGCCGCCGTGTGCTGGTGGTCGGCGATGTCATGCTCGACAGATATGTTTGGGGCGATGTTTCGCGCATTTCCCCGGAGGCCCCGGTGCAGGTGGTCCGGGTGGACCGCAAGAGCTACACTCTGGGCGGTGCGGGCAACGTGGCCGCAAACCTCGCCGCTCTGGGACTGGACGTGCAGTGTCTGGGCGTGCGCGGCAAGGACGAGGACGGCCGCTTGCTGGCGGAAAAGTTTGACGAGATCGGCGCCAAGGCGCATCTGGTTTACGAACCCATGCGGCCCACCACCGCCAAGACGCGTGTCATGGGCCGTGGACAGCAACTCATCCGTTTGGACGAGGAGGATGCCGGGCCGCTCTCCGCGGAGGTCCAGGACGCCCTGTTGCGGCAGGTTGAACGGAGTCTGCCGGAGTGCGGGGCGGTCATTGTTTCCGATTACGCCAAGGGCGTTTTCGCCGGCAACCTCGCCCAGCGGATCATAAACGTGGGGGCCGAGGTCGGGGTTCCTGTGCTGGTCGATCCCAAGGGAGCCGATTGGACGCGCTACCAGGGAGCTTTCTGTATTACCCCCAACACGGGCGAGTTCCAGCGGGTCGCCCAATTCGACCCCCGCGACGACTCCGACCTCGGCGAGCGCGCCTCAACCGCCATCCACGCCTTCAGCCTGTCCTGGCTGCTGGTAACACGCGGCGAGCGGGGGATGTCCCTGTTCGGCCGGGGGGGCGAGGCGCTGCATGTGCCAACCCAGGCCCGCGAGGTATTCGACGTCTCCGGCGCGGGCGACACTGTCATCGCCACCCTGGCCGCGGGAGTGGCGGCGGGGCTCTCCATGGAGGATTCCGCCAGGCTGGCCAATGCCGCGGCAGGTGTTGTCGTGGGCAAGGTGGGCACCCAACCCGTAACCCGGGCGGAACTGGAGGAAGCACTGGCCCTGGACGAGGGCGGCTGCGCGTACAAGATCCGCACCCGCGAAGCGGCCATGGAGGCGGTGCAGGGATGGAAACGCCAGGGAGAGAACGTCGTATTCACCAACGGCTGCTTCGACCTGCTTCACGTGGGCCACATCACTCTGTTGCACAAGGCTGCGGAGCTTGGCGACCGGCTGGTGGTCGGCCTCAACTCCGACGCTTCCGTACGGCGCCTCAAGGGGGAGACGCGTCCCATTCTGCCGGAAGCCGAACGAGCCTCCCTGCTGGCCGCCCTGCAGGACGTGGACATGGTGGTCATTTTCGACGAGGACACGCCACTGGAACTGCTCAACGCCCTCAAGCCAGACATACTGGTCAAGGGCGGGGACTATGTGCGGGAAACCGTTGTCGGCCACCAGGAAGTGGAAAGCTGGGGCGGACGGGTGGAGCTTATCTCCCTGGTGGACGGCAAGAGCACCAGTTCCATAATCGACCGTCTGCGGGGATGA